From one Ursus arctos isolate Adak ecotype North America unplaced genomic scaffold, UrsArc2.0 scaffold_1, whole genome shotgun sequence genomic stretch:
- the ARL6IP6 gene encoding ADP-ribosylation factor-like protein 6-interacting protein 6 isoform X2 produces MSFVESGRRSAAVRGRFDTPVTFSRPAFSAFTQGDSWGEGEVDEEDGCDQVARDLRAEFSAGASSEPRKGSLLQRDGDGSPVLLDKRNGIFSAVASGRAQARRWPVQVLSILCSLLFAILLAFLLAIAYLIVKELHAENLKTEEDIDTGLLGFWTLLIISLSAGFSCCSFSWTVTYFDSFEPGMFPPTPLSPAKFNAYQKGPYCQQQNALDDSLV; encoded by the exons ATGTCGTTCGTGGAGAGCGGGCGGCGCTCCGCTGCTGTTCGCGGTCGTTTCGACACCCCTGTCACGTTTTCCCGGCCGGCGTTTTCCGCCTTCACGCAGGGCGATAGTTGGGGTGAGGGTGAAGTGGATGAGGAGGACGGATGCGACCAAGTGGCCCGTGACCTGCGGGCGGAGTTCTCGGCCGGGGCGTCGTCGGAGCCTAGAAAGGGCTCGCTACTCCAGCGGGACGGGGACGGGTCTCCAGTTCTACTCGATAAGCGCAATGGCATTTTCTCTGCGGTTGCGAGCGGCCGAGCCCAGGCTCGGCGGTGGCCGGTCCAGGTCCTCTCAATTCTTTGTTCCCTGCTGTTCGCCATCCTCCTCGCCTTCCTCCTCGCCATCGCCTACCTGATCGTAAAAG AGTTACATGCTGAGAATTTAAAGACTGAAGAGGACATAGACACTGGGCTACTAG GATTCTGGACTCTACTTATAATATCTCTGTCTGCTGGATTCTCCTGCTGTAGCTTTTCTTGGACGGTGACTTATTTTGACTCTTTTGAACCAGGAATGTTTCCTCCTACTCCTCTTTCACCTGCCAAGTTCAA
- the ARL6IP6 gene encoding ADP-ribosylation factor-like protein 6-interacting protein 6 isoform X3 yields the protein MSFVESGRRSAAVRGRFDTPVTFSRPAFSAFTQGDSWGEGEVDEEDGCDQVARDLRAEFSAGASSEPRKGSLLQRDGDGSPVLLDKRNGIFSAVASGRAQARRWPVQVLSILCSLLFAILLAFLLAIAYLIVKELHAENLKTEEDIDTGLLGFWTLLIISLSAGFSCCSFSWTVTYFDSFEPGMFPPTPLSPAKFNFLLS from the exons ATGTCGTTCGTGGAGAGCGGGCGGCGCTCCGCTGCTGTTCGCGGTCGTTTCGACACCCCTGTCACGTTTTCCCGGCCGGCGTTTTCCGCCTTCACGCAGGGCGATAGTTGGGGTGAGGGTGAAGTGGATGAGGAGGACGGATGCGACCAAGTGGCCCGTGACCTGCGGGCGGAGTTCTCGGCCGGGGCGTCGTCGGAGCCTAGAAAGGGCTCGCTACTCCAGCGGGACGGGGACGGGTCTCCAGTTCTACTCGATAAGCGCAATGGCATTTTCTCTGCGGTTGCGAGCGGCCGAGCCCAGGCTCGGCGGTGGCCGGTCCAGGTCCTCTCAATTCTTTGTTCCCTGCTGTTCGCCATCCTCCTCGCCTTCCTCCTCGCCATCGCCTACCTGATCGTAAAAG AGTTACATGCTGAGAATTTAAAGACTGAAGAGGACATAGACACTGGGCTACTAG GATTCTGGACTCTACTTATAATATCTCTGTCTGCTGGATTCTCCTGCTGTAGCTTTTCTTGGACGGTGACTTATTTTGACTCTTTTGAACCAGGAATGTTTCCTCCTACTCCTCTTTCACCTGCCAAGTTCAA CTTTCTTCTCTCCTAA